One segment of Nostoc piscinale CENA21 DNA contains the following:
- the tilS gene encoding tRNA lysidine(34) synthetase TilS: MVWTPLHAKIHRTIKSRHLFKHQERLLVAVSGGQDSLCLIKLLLDLQPKWSWYISIAHCDHRWRDDSQANAYHVENLAKNWGVDFYLETAKEPVNSEAAARGWRYQILNAIAQKYNYQYIVTGHTASDRAETLLYNLMRGTGADGLQALTWQRPLSEKVTLVRPLLEITRQQTGQFCQDFQLHIWEDSTNQNVKYARNRIRQELIPYLQTNFNPKVESALAQTAELLQADVEYLEQAAQQLREAATMGSGDVLKLNRQILKPAPITLQRRVMRQILLEILPDAPNFEHIQKLTALIIAPNRSQTDPFPGGAIAQIQGDWIIIK; encoded by the coding sequence ATGGTATGGACTCCCTTACACGCCAAAATTCATCGCACTATTAAATCACGTCATTTATTTAAACATCAGGAACGGCTATTAGTTGCCGTTTCTGGTGGGCAAGATTCTCTGTGTTTAATTAAATTACTCTTAGATTTACAACCTAAATGGTCATGGTATATCAGTATTGCTCATTGCGATCATCGCTGGCGTGATGATTCACAAGCGAATGCGTATCATGTAGAAAATTTGGCTAAAAATTGGGGCGTAGATTTTTATTTAGAAACTGCCAAAGAACCTGTAAATAGTGAAGCGGCGGCGCGTGGTTGGCGGTATCAAATTTTAAATGCGATCGCTCAAAAATATAATTATCAATATATCGTCACTGGACACACCGCCAGCGATCGCGCCGAAACTCTGCTGTACAATTTAATGCGTGGTACTGGCGCTGATGGTTTACAAGCTTTAACTTGGCAACGTCCGTTATCGGAAAAAGTTACTTTAGTGCGTCCGTTGTTAGAAATTACTCGGCAACAAACAGGGCAATTTTGCCAAGATTTCCAATTACATATTTGGGAAGATTCTACCAATCAAAATGTAAAGTACGCCCGTAACCGTATCCGCCAAGAGTTAATTCCCTATTTACAAACCAACTTTAACCCCAAAGTAGAATCAGCTTTAGCCCAAACAGCAGAACTTTTGCAAGCAGATGTCGAGTATTTAGAACAAGCAGCCCAGCAGTTGAGGGAAGCAGCAACTATGGGGAGTGGGGATGTTTTGAAATTGAATCGTCAAATATTAAAACCAGCACCAATAACTTTACAACGGCGGGTGATGCGACAGATATTATTAGAAATCTTACCCGACGCACCTAATTTTGAGCATATTCAAAAATTAACGGCTTTAATTATTGCCCCGAACCGTTCCCAAACCGATCCCTTTCCTGGTGGTGCGATCGCTCAAATCCAAGGCGATTGGATTATCATCAAATAG
- a CDS encoding chorismate lyase, with protein sequence MTAIFTLTSNSALPIAWHRLTPVWQGDEDVIQKSLPHTQLAPAWQLLLLGDGSPTRHLELLTGEPTEVDVIDMSLIGTDLDDAPDLIQAVPGPRLRRQVWLRTASGQRLAYATSWWEASHVDEYLQNRSLPIWASLARLRTELYRDVRGIYYGNSAALESGFDVPGPFWGRHYLFWHHGQPLTLIYEVFSPYLTKYLGPMHLSVTNGKV encoded by the coding sequence TTGACTGCTATTTTTACTCTGACAAGCAACTCCGCGCTGCCAATAGCTTGGCACCGTCTGACTCCGGTTTGGCAAGGAGACGAAGATGTTATCCAAAAGAGTTTGCCGCACACACAGTTGGCTCCTGCTTGGCAACTGCTGTTATTGGGCGATGGTTCTCCGACTAGGCATTTAGAATTGCTGACGGGTGAGCCAACAGAAGTAGATGTGATTGATATGTCATTGATTGGTACAGATTTAGATGATGCGCCTGATTTAATTCAAGCCGTACCAGGGCCGAGACTTCGCCGCCAGGTGTGGTTACGTACTGCATCAGGGCAGAGATTAGCTTATGCGACATCGTGGTGGGAAGCCAGCCATGTAGATGAGTATTTACAAAATCGTTCATTGCCAATTTGGGCGAGTTTAGCCCGTCTTCGCACAGAGTTGTATCGAGATGTCCGCGGTATTTATTATGGAAACTCAGCGGCGTTAGAGTCGGGTTTTGATGTGCCTGGGCCATTTTGGGGTCGTCATTACTTGTTTTGGCATCATGGGCAACCGCTAACGTTGATTTATGAGGTTTTCTCACCGTATTTAACCAAGTATTTGGGGCCGATGCATCTGAGTGTGACGAATGGCAAAGTGTAG
- the ccsB gene encoding c-type cytochrome biogenesis protein CcsB, with product MNLVVLQNWLDNASFAVLFLTMLVYWGGAAFPNLPALGALGTAGMAIANLCIATLLGARWIEAGYFPLSNLYESLFFLTWGITAVHLIAENGTRSRLVGVFTTPVAMGITAFAALTLPSTMQAAEPLVPALKSNWLMMHVSVMMLSYSALMVGSVLAIAFLVVTRGQKIELQGSSVGTGGYRSNGYRLHKAGELVTQPATSVSENNGSARRFETNTNNGNTAVLNLVTTAPSEATATTAVLSPQRLSLADTLDNISYRIIGLGFPLLTIGIIAGGVWANEAWGSYWSWDPKETWALITWLVFAAYLHARITRGWQGRRPAILAASGFVVVWICYLGVNLLGKGLHSYGWFF from the coding sequence ATGAATCTGGTTGTACTCCAGAACTGGCTAGATAATGCCTCATTTGCTGTGTTATTCCTCACCATGTTGGTTTACTGGGGAGGAGCGGCTTTTCCAAATTTACCAGCACTGGGCGCTTTAGGAACAGCTGGAATGGCGATCGCCAATTTGTGTATCGCCACCCTTTTAGGCGCAAGATGGATAGAAGCAGGTTATTTTCCCCTGAGTAACTTGTATGAATCACTGTTTTTTTTGACTTGGGGAATTACCGCAGTTCATTTAATTGCGGAAAATGGCACCCGTAGCCGCTTAGTAGGGGTTTTTACTACACCTGTGGCAATGGGTATCACTGCCTTTGCTGCTCTAACTTTACCCTCAACAATGCAAGCGGCAGAACCATTAGTACCTGCATTAAAGTCTAACTGGCTGATGATGCACGTTAGTGTGATGATGTTGAGCTACTCTGCATTAATGGTAGGTTCAGTATTAGCGATCGCTTTTTTAGTGGTGACACGCGGCCAAAAAATCGAATTACAAGGCAGTTCTGTGGGTACTGGTGGCTACCGCAGTAACGGCTATCGCCTACACAAAGCAGGTGAACTAGTTACTCAACCAGCAACATCTGTTAGCGAAAATAACGGTTCAGCCCGTCGGTTTGAAACCAATACTAACAACGGTAATACCGCCGTTTTAAACTTGGTCACAACTGCACCATCGGAAGCTACAGCAACCACCGCAGTTCTTTCACCCCAACGTCTCAGTCTTGCCGATACTCTAGACAATATTAGCTATCGCATCATCGGCTTAGGCTTTCCCCTACTGACAATTGGGATTATCGCTGGTGGAGTTTGGGCGAATGAAGCTTGGGGTTCTTACTGGAGTTGGGACCCGAAAGAAACTTGGGCATTAATTACTTGGTTAGTTTTTGCTGCTTACCTCCACGCTAGAATTACCCGCGGTTGGCAAGGTCGTCGCCCCGCAATTTTAGCGGCAAGTGGCTTTGTTGTCGTTTGGATTTGTTATCTGGGTGTGAATCTTTTAGGTAAAGGTTTACATTCTTACGGTTGGTTTTTTTAA
- a CDS encoding DUF3352 domain-containing protein, with protein MALPIVSVPMKKKQKPSLALTLSATGLLIIGGGVAYRLFSQGHFSGNLLVGANIIPNDALFAASVTTDPKQWQKLQEFGTKESQAQLNQTLIQLRDRFLTNNGFNFEQDIQPWVDKEVTFAILAPETNQPAPKPVATDSVAADSQQSMVMVLPVKNSELAQKILAQPKALKTGKWIDRTYQGVPIKQSEGQFGTNLSATLLDKRFLVITDNPKATERAIDAYKNQTSLATVGSFADNFPKISESNSFAQFYVNVPNAAKIATKAPNRRLPAQVLAQLQNNQGLAGAISLESDGIRLKGVSWLNPQSQRLLSVDNSAGNMQQRMPAETLMMLSGSNLQRLWGDYILTSQGNPLSPVSPEQLRSGVKSLTNLDLERDLLSWMKGEFAVSLVPNVPKNGTPGDFRAGLVFMIKASDRKLAEASLQKLDDVIKTQYQFQIQPGTVAGQPVVNWIGPFGTLTASHGWLDQDTAFIVLGAPVTDKIVPKPSSTLASNLAYQNTVPTELNPTNSAFFIDIERMVNNFTLNTLFPKQRTFLEATRSIGATTSVSDSRSTRYDIFVSLKKSTNSATVPNAEDHPNISSSKP; from the coding sequence ATGGCGCTGCCTATTGTGTCTGTTCCCATGAAGAAAAAACAGAAACCGTCTCTGGCACTGACGCTCTCGGCTACTGGTTTATTAATTATTGGTGGCGGAGTAGCTTATAGATTGTTCAGCCAAGGGCATTTTTCTGGAAATTTATTAGTAGGTGCAAATATTATTCCAAATGATGCACTGTTTGCTGCTTCTGTGACTACAGATCCCAAACAATGGCAGAAATTGCAGGAATTCGGCACAAAAGAATCGCAAGCACAACTTAATCAAACTTTAATTCAGTTGCGCGATCGCTTTCTGACTAATAATGGTTTTAATTTTGAGCAAGATATTCAACCTTGGGTAGACAAAGAAGTTACCTTCGCAATTTTAGCTCCCGAAACAAATCAGCCGGCTCCGAAGCCTGTAGCCACCGATAGCGTTGCGGCTGACAGTCAGCAGTCAATGGTGATGGTTTTACCTGTCAAAAACTCAGAGTTAGCGCAAAAAATTTTGGCACAGCCCAAAGCATTAAAAACAGGGAAATGGATTGACCGCACCTATCAAGGAGTCCCCATCAAACAAAGCGAAGGGCAATTTGGGACAAACCTTTCCGCCACATTACTAGATAAACGCTTCCTGGTAATTACCGACAACCCGAAAGCCACAGAGCGGGCAATTGATGCCTACAAAAATCAAACATCCCTAGCAACAGTTGGCAGTTTCGCTGATAATTTTCCCAAAATTTCTGAATCTAATTCTTTTGCTCAATTTTACGTCAACGTCCCCAATGCTGCCAAAATTGCTACTAAAGCTCCAAATCGACGTTTACCAGCCCAAGTTTTGGCACAACTGCAAAATAACCAAGGTTTAGCGGGGGCGATTAGTTTAGAATCAGACGGAATACGCTTAAAGGGCGTTTCTTGGCTGAATCCTCAAAGTCAGCGTCTACTGTCGGTTGATAACTCAGCAGGTAATATGCAGCAGCGAATGCCAGCAGAAACTTTGATGATGTTATCTGGTAGTAATTTACAACGGCTGTGGGGTGACTATATTCTCACATCCCAAGGAAATCCGCTTTCACCCGTATCTCCAGAACAATTACGTAGTGGTGTGAAATCGCTGACGAATCTCGATTTGGAACGAGATTTACTCAGTTGGATGAAAGGTGAATTTGCTGTCTCGCTGGTTCCAAATGTACCAAAAAATGGCACACCAGGAGATTTTAGAGCCGGGTTGGTATTTATGATCAAAGCCAGCGATCGCAAATTAGCTGAAGCATCTCTCCAAAAGCTAGATGATGTAATTAAAACTCAATATCAATTCCAAATTCAACCAGGAACAGTTGCAGGTCAACCCGTTGTTAACTGGATTGGGCCTTTCGGCACTTTAACAGCCAGCCACGGTTGGTTAGATCAAGATACTGCTTTCATAGTCTTAGGCGCTCCTGTCACCGATAAAATCGTGCCTAAACCAAGCAGCACATTAGCCAGCAATCTTGCATATCAAAACACTGTGCCGACAGAACTGAATCCAACAAATAGTGCATTTTTTATAGATATAGAAAGGATGGTAAATAACTTTACCCTCAATACTCTATTTCCCAAACAAAGAACTTTTTTAGAAGCGACTCGTTCCATTGGGGCAACAACCTCGGTGAGTGACAGCCGTAGTACTCGCTATGATATTTTTGTCTCTCTGAAAAAATCGACCAATTCAGCCACTGTACCTAACGCAGAGGATCATCCCAACATTAGTAGTTCAAAACCTTAA
- the accC gene encoding acetyl-CoA carboxylase biotin carboxylase subunit, producing the protein MKFDKILIANRGEIALRILRACEEMGIATVAVHSTVDRNALHVQLADEAVCIGEPASGKSYLNIPNIIAAALTRNATAIHPGYGFLSENAKFAEICADHHIAFIGPTPEAIRLMGDKSTAKETMQKAGVPTVPGSDGLVESEQEGLALAKEIGYPVMIKATAGGGGRGMRLVRSEEEFVKLFLAAQGEAGAAFGNSGVYIEKFIERPRHIEFQILADNYGNVIHLGERDCSIQRRNQKLLEEAPSPALDPDLREKMGQAAVKAAQFINFTGAGTIEFLLDRSGSFYFMEMNTRIQVEHPVTEMITGVDLVVEQIRVAQGERLRLTQDQVILRGHAIECRINAEDPDHDFRPAPGRISGYLPPGGPGVRIDSHVYTDYQIPPYYDSLIGKLIVWGPDRATAITRMKRALRECAITGLPTTIGFHQRIMENPQFLQGNVYTNFIQEMKL; encoded by the coding sequence ATGAAGTTTGACAAAATACTAATTGCTAATCGGGGAGAAATCGCCCTTCGTATTCTCCGCGCCTGTGAGGAAATGGGAATAGCGACTGTTGCGGTTCACTCCACCGTTGATCGGAATGCGCTCCATGTACAGCTGGCTGATGAAGCCGTTTGTATTGGTGAGCCTGCCAGCGGTAAAAGTTATTTAAATATTCCCAACATCATTGCTGCCGCTTTGACCCGGAATGCCACTGCCATTCATCCTGGTTATGGTTTTTTGTCAGAAAATGCCAAATTTGCCGAAATTTGTGCAGATCATCATATTGCGTTTATTGGCCCCACTCCCGAAGCAATTCGGTTGATGGGAGATAAATCTACAGCCAAAGAAACCATGCAAAAAGCTGGAGTGCCAACAGTACCGGGAAGTGATGGTTTAGTCGAGTCAGAGCAAGAAGGATTAGCACTGGCTAAGGAAATTGGCTATCCCGTGATGATTAAAGCCACAGCTGGCGGTGGTGGGCGGGGGATGCGCTTAGTCCGTTCTGAAGAAGAATTTGTCAAACTGTTTTTAGCTGCTCAAGGTGAAGCTGGTGCAGCCTTTGGTAATTCTGGCGTTTATATCGAAAAATTTATTGAACGTCCCCGCCACATTGAATTCCAAATATTGGCAGATAACTATGGCAATGTGATTCACTTAGGTGAGCGGGATTGTTCTATTCAACGCCGCAACCAAAAATTATTAGAAGAAGCCCCTAGCCCAGCCCTTGACCCTGACCTGCGCGAGAAAATGGGACAAGCGGCTGTTAAAGCTGCCCAGTTTATTAACTTTACTGGAGCAGGTACGATTGAGTTTCTCTTAGATCGGTCGGGTAGTTTCTACTTTATGGAAATGAACACCCGCATTCAAGTAGAGCATCCTGTCACCGAGATGATTACTGGTGTGGACTTAGTAGTCGAACAAATTCGAGTGGCTCAAGGCGAAAGACTCAGGCTAACTCAAGACCAAGTAATTTTGCGTGGTCATGCCATAGAATGCCGCATCAACGCCGAAGACCCAGACCACGATTTCCGTCCTGCCCCAGGACGTATCAGTGGTTATCTTCCCCCCGGTGGCCCTGGCGTGCGAATTGATTCCCACGTTTACACCGATTACCAAATTCCCCCCTACTACGATTCTTTAATTGGTAAGCTTATCGTTTGGGGGCCAGACCGTGCAACTGCTATTACCAGGATGAAACGCGCCCTGCGGGAGTGTGCTATCACTGGGTTGCCGACAACTATTGGATTCCATCAAAGAATTATGGAAAACCCACAGTTTTTACAAGGCAATGTTTACACCAACTTCATTCAAGAGATGAAGCTTTAG